Proteins co-encoded in one Armatimonadota bacterium genomic window:
- the trpS gene encoding tryptophan--tRNA ligase, translating to MKGRILTGDRPTGPLHLGHYVGSLANRVKLQNEYETFIIIADVQALTTNFEHPEKLPADVRQVTQDYLAAGIDPEKTTIFVQSLVPEIAELTIFYSMFVTVNVLRHNPTIKTEAKQYGYKDMTYGFLGYPVSQAADITFCKANLVPVGADQVPHIEFARKIVRRFNELYKPVLVEPEALVGEVGRLVGLDGNAKMSKSLGNCIYLSDSPEEVEKKVNMAVTDPARMRRSDPGHPNVCTVFAYHKVFNPDFIKELKKECETAGIGCVECKKRLAKEINALLDPIRERRAKYEANPKLIDDILIAGTKRAREEGAKTMAEVREAMCLDYFEIK from the coding sequence ATGAAAGGAAGAATACTTACAGGCGACCGACCCACCGGACCATTACACCTAGGACATTACGTGGGTTCGCTAGCCAATCGAGTCAAGCTTCAAAATGAGTATGAAACGTTTATTATTATCGCTGATGTGCAAGCGCTGACCACGAACTTTGAGCATCCAGAGAAACTTCCGGCCGATGTGCGCCAAGTTACCCAGGATTACCTGGCGGCTGGGATTGATCCAGAGAAGACAACAATTTTTGTTCAATCACTGGTGCCGGAGATTGCAGAGCTTACCATATTCTACTCAATGTTCGTTACTGTAAATGTTCTTCGACATAATCCAACTATTAAGACAGAAGCAAAGCAATACGGCTATAAGGATATGACCTATGGCTTCCTAGGCTATCCTGTAAGCCAAGCGGCGGATATCACATTCTGCAAGGCAAATCTTGTTCCAGTGGGCGCAGACCAAGTTCCTCATATCGAATTTGCACGCAAAATAGTTCGTAGGTTTAATGAGCTTTACAAACCGGTGCTTGTCGAGCCTGAGGCGCTTGTAGGCGAGGTTGGACGGCTTGTTGGGCTTGATGGCAATGCGAAAATGAGTAAGAGCTTGGGGAATTGTATTTATCTTTCGGATAGCCCAGAGGAAGTAGAGAAAAAGGTCAACATGGCGGTCACAGACCCTGCTCGAATGCGCAGAAGCGACCCTGGACATCCAAACGTATGCACAGTATTTGCATATCACAAAGTCTTTAATCCTGATTTTATAAAGGAGCTTAAGAAAGAGTGCGAAACAGCAGGGATTGGTTGTGTAGAGTGCAAAAAACGCCTTGCAAAAGAAATAAATGCACTTCTCGACCCGATACGCGAGCGCCGAGCAAAGTACGAAGCAAATCCAAAGCTAATTGACGATATCCTAATTGCTGGAACCAAGCGCGCCCGTGAGGAAGGTGCCAAAACTATGGCTGAAGTTCGTGAAGCAATGTGCTTGGATTACTTTGAGATAAAGTAA
- a CDS encoding GNAT family N-acetyltransferase has product MVGPTLVGKKAKLRPLRDDDLERRVKWLNDPETHKLLMGCEPSRQLYLADAQRWRSILESDPSALVFAIDTIHGRHIGDVDLHNIDKSKKSAKLTILIGDKSYWDRGYGSDVIKTLLDYAFSDLGLESVALRVFAFNKRAMRCYEKCGFRQVESKPIDSNTEEISMVATKESFALAMLQNQQLRAA; this is encoded by the coding sequence ATGGTTGGTCCTACTCTTGTCGGGAAGAAAGCCAAGCTCAGACCACTACGCGATGATGATTTGGAAAGGCGCGTCAAGTGGCTAAACGACCCCGAAACACATAAATTGCTAATGGGGTGCGAACCTAGCCGACAATTATATCTTGCAGATGCCCAGCGGTGGCGCAGCATCCTTGAATCAGACCCTTCTGCGCTTGTGTTTGCCATTGATACTATTCACGGCCGGCATATTGGTGACGTAGACCTCCACAATATTGACAAATCCAAGAAATCCGCAAAGCTTACAATCCTCATCGGCGACAAATCATATTGGGACCGTGGCTATGGCAGCGATGTTATAAAGACGCTTTTAGATTATGCATTTTCCGACCTTGGTCTTGAAAGTGTAGCACTTCGGGTATTTGCGTTTAATAAGCGTGCCATGCGATGTTATGAGAAATGCGGATTTCGACAGGTTGAAAGCAAGCCCATCGATTCGAATACCGAAGAGATAAGCATGGTGGCTACTAAGGAAAGCTTTGCTTTGGCAATGTTGCAAAATCAGCAACTTAGAGCTGCATAA
- a CDS encoding heme ABC transporter ATP-binding protein, giving the protein MQSLFKLDRLRISYNSVPVLDDISFKVNRGEFLGIIGPNGSGKSTLLRAMTGILPPAAGSVKLEGKEVSQIPSRSLALRIAVVPQEILVTFDFTVLEIVLMGRAPYLGRLEFEDQDDLEIAREALKRTNLLHLANRRIEKLSGGERQRVMIARALAQNTDILFLDEPTAHLDINYQVEILHLLKRENVEYGKTIVVVLHDLNLAAEFCNRLLMLSGGKLYVDGTPEEVITASNVQKVYGTPVWVRRHPTSGRPYVLSISSRGIASKLAAEAVGLQGYKVHVICGGGSGATIFANLLEMGCEVTAGVVNIGDTDQEAAETLGIEYVEESPFSPISEKAQSANVDFILRSDAVVVAEAPFGTGNLANLQCALQALEAGKPVAVIGQLEGFAERDFSNGRAAEMFGKLIENGASVLNSADELAAWIAKTRTCVV; this is encoded by the coding sequence ATGCAGAGCCTTTTTAAGCTTGACAGGCTAAGAATCTCCTATAATTCAGTTCCAGTTCTAGATGACATTTCCTTTAAAGTAAACAGAGGGGAATTCCTGGGAATCATAGGGCCAAACGGCTCTGGAAAGTCTACTCTTCTTCGAGCGATGACTGGGATTCTTCCGCCGGCTGCTGGGTCGGTTAAGTTAGAGGGCAAAGAGGTATCGCAGATTCCCAGCCGTTCTTTAGCTTTGCGTATTGCTGTTGTTCCCCAAGAAATTCTGGTAACCTTTGACTTTACGGTGCTTGAAATTGTTCTTATGGGGCGTGCCCCGTATCTCGGAAGGCTTGAATTCGAAGACCAAGACGATCTTGAAATTGCAAGAGAGGCGCTAAAACGCACGAATCTACTCCATCTAGCCAATCGCAGAATAGAAAAGTTAAGCGGTGGCGAACGACAAAGAGTTATGATAGCCAGGGCGCTTGCTCAGAACACCGATATTCTATTTCTTGACGAACCAACTGCTCATCTCGACATCAATTACCAAGTTGAGATACTTCATCTGCTCAAACGTGAGAATGTCGAATACGGAAAGACAATTGTCGTTGTTTTGCATGATCTCAATTTAGCTGCGGAGTTTTGCAATCGGTTGCTGATGTTGAGTGGTGGAAAGCTATATGTTGATGGCACGCCCGAGGAGGTTATTACGGCATCGAACGTTCAGAAAGTATATGGAACCCCAGTTTGGGTCCGCAGGCATCCGACGTCGGGGCGTCCGTATGTACTTTCGATTAGCAGCAGGGGAATCGCGTCTAAACTTGCTGCCGAGGCAGTTGGATTACAAGGATACAAAGTTCATGTAATTTGCGGTGGTGGTAGCGGCGCCACGATATTCGCTAATCTTCTTGAGATGGGTTGTGAGGTTACAGCTGGGGTTGTCAACATTGGCGATACCGATCAAGAGGCAGCTGAAACATTGGGAATCGAATATGTCGAGGAGTCGCCTTTCTCACCGATTTCGGAGAAAGCGCAAAGTGCGAATGTTGACTTCATTTTGCGTTCTGATGCGGTGGTTGTTGCGGAAGCTCCATTTGGCACTGGAAATTTGGCAAACTTACAGTGTGCATTGCAAGCTCTTGAAGCTGGGAAACCTGTTGCAGTGATTGGGCAATTAGAAGGCTTTGCTGAGCGTGATTTTTCTAATGGCAGAGCGGCAGAGATGTTTGGAAAACTTATCGAGAACGGAGCTTCGGTTCTAAATTCAGCCGATGAACTTGCCGCTTGGATTGCTAAAACAAGGACCTGTGTAGTATAA
- the rpmB gene encoding 50S ribosomal protein L28: MSKVCEICGKGPQFGQNIRHKHSGSWALRAPKTKRRWLPNLQSAKVMVNGMPKTIRVCTKCLKAGKVQRAV; encoded by the coding sequence ATGTCGAAAGTTTGCGAAATCTGCGGAAAAGGTCCGCAGTTCGGACAAAATATCCGCCATAAACACTCTGGATCGTGGGCTCTTCGCGCTCCAAAGACAAAGCGCAGATGGCTCCCAAATTTGCAATCTGCAAAAGTTATGGTCAACGGTATGCCGAAGACCATCCGGGTTTGCACAAAATGCCTAAAAGCTGGCAAAGTGCAGAGAGCCGTCTAA
- a CDS encoding DUF1385 domain-containing protein, whose product MRDAPILSIIRRIMPLSPADTIGRAAELLRTSGLSMLPVVSNGLIVGVLSISQLLEVLSEGNAKETAEHPVSTIMSQKVICANRYMSIGQASEVMREHGVEALPILDEHGIYLGVITASDVASALSLSIRPPTVAGMATPLGVYLTTGHVRAGAGDIGLFLSGVSLMLLNYLAIGIVSVFAWLLEKTSGLPFWSVLVSPVPQTTPLMAMLKSIVVGSFAPVFLILLRLAPLSGYHAAEHQVVHAIENGEALTPEHVQAQPRVHPRCGTNIVAAATLFLILGKLFSIEVATIIAVLILVTSWKVIGSYFQYYVTTKPPTEKQLASGIRAGKELLERYRSNPGYYVTGWRRIWNTGMPQVMLGVAAVTTLDPLLHEILPGVF is encoded by the coding sequence ATGCGTGACGCACCAATTTTAAGCATCATTCGAAGGATTATGCCGCTTTCTCCAGCCGATACAATTGGCCGGGCAGCCGAGCTTTTGCGTACCTCAGGGCTTTCTATGTTGCCGGTTGTTAGCAACGGTCTGATAGTGGGAGTGTTGTCGATTTCTCAGCTGTTGGAGGTTCTTAGCGAAGGTAATGCAAAGGAAACTGCTGAGCATCCAGTCTCGACAATAATGTCTCAGAAGGTCATATGCGCGAACAGATACATGAGCATTGGTCAAGCTTCTGAGGTGATGAGGGAACACGGCGTGGAAGCACTTCCTATTTTGGATGAGCATGGCATATATCTTGGTGTAATCACTGCGTCAGATGTGGCAAGTGCGCTTTCACTTTCGATTCGACCACCGACGGTGGCAGGGATGGCTACGCCTTTGGGCGTGTATCTAACGACTGGCCATGTTAGAGCTGGAGCGGGGGACATTGGACTCTTCTTGTCAGGAGTCTCGCTTATGCTTCTAAATTATTTAGCCATTGGGATAGTATCCGTTTTTGCATGGCTTTTGGAAAAAACCTCAGGGTTGCCGTTTTGGTCAGTACTTGTCTCACCAGTGCCTCAGACGACGCCTTTAATGGCAATGCTAAAAAGCATAGTAGTAGGGTCTTTTGCGCCCGTATTTCTAATATTACTAAGGCTGGCTCCGCTGTCCGGGTATCATGCTGCCGAGCATCAGGTTGTTCATGCCATCGAAAATGGGGAAGCTTTGACCCCTGAACATGTGCAGGCGCAGCCAAGGGTTCATCCTAGGTGTGGAACGAACATAGTAGCTGCAGCCACCTTGTTTTTGATACTTGGGAAGCTATTTTCCATAGAGGTAGCAACTATTATTGCGGTTTTAATATTGGTAACATCGTGGAAGGTGATAGGTAGTTATTTTCAATATTATGTGACCACAAAACCGCCAACCGAAAAGCAATTAGCAAGCGGGATTCGAGCAGGGAAAGAATTGCTGGAACGATATCGCAGCAATCCGGGCTATTATGTGACAGGATGGAGAAGGATTTGGAATACTGGTATGCCCCAGGTAATGCTCGGCGTTGCAGCAGTAACAACATTAGACCCATTGCTGCACGAAATTCTCCCGGGGGTATTCTAA
- a CDS encoding DUF1858 domain-containing protein produces the protein MVEKGKITKDMTIAEVLEICPRAVEILNAHGMGCFACMVAEAETIEQGALMHNMDVQEILDKLNECFCE, from the coding sequence ATGGTCGAAAAAGGCAAAATAACGAAGGATATGACAATAGCTGAGGTGCTTGAAATATGTCCGCGAGCGGTGGAAATATTAAATGCGCATGGCATGGGCTGTTTTGCGTGTATGGTTGCCGAAGCCGAAACTATCGAGCAAGGTGCACTTATGCACAATATGGATGTACAGGAAATTCTCGACAAACTTAATGAATGCTTTTGTGAATAA
- the argS gene encoding arginine--tRNA ligase — MIKNKLAQGIEKALQEAKEAGELAFEKLPDITLEPPKNKAFGDFTTNIAMVLASEVGLSPREVAARIVGRIGDLNGLIKKVEVAGAGYINFYLSPEWLYDVLRRISAEGDSYGRANIGRGEKVQVEYVSANPNGPITVAHARGGTIGDVIANLLEALGYDVTRESYINDAPTSTQMQNFGKSVHARYMQVLGYDWPMPEDGYHGEYVVDIAKDLVQKYGDKFLSVPEDERIKVLTDLAEQEMLSIQKADLERFGIKFDVWFSERTLHESSKVMKAVEKLLEKGYAYKKAGAIWLKSTAFGDDKDRTLVRSNGQPTYIASDAAYHADKFERGFQHIIDVWGPDHHGYVTRTKAAIAALGYDPEKVEIIIYQAVRLFSGGEMVMMSKRAGDVVLLSELLDDVGKDASRFFFLMRSADSTLDFDLKLAKEQSAENPVYYVQYAHARIMSILRLAKENNIEVPAADKADLSLLTHESEVDLIKKLAEFPDLVLQAGQLREPHRLTRYAQDLAAIFHSFYTDCRVVSDDNALTAARLVLVDATRVVLASVLGLMGVTAPERM; from the coding sequence ATGATAAAGAATAAACTTGCGCAAGGTATAGAAAAAGCACTTCAAGAAGCAAAAGAGGCAGGCGAGCTAGCGTTTGAAAAACTCCCTGACATAACTTTAGAACCTCCTAAAAACAAAGCATTCGGTGATTTCACGACAAATATTGCAATGGTTTTGGCGAGTGAAGTAGGCCTTAGCCCACGTGAGGTAGCAGCACGCATTGTTGGGCGTATTGGCGACCTTAATGGTTTGATTAAGAAGGTCGAGGTTGCAGGGGCGGGTTATATCAATTTCTATCTAAGTCCGGAATGGCTTTACGATGTCCTGCGCCGAATTAGTGCTGAGGGCGATTCATATGGCAGAGCCAACATCGGGCGTGGAGAGAAAGTACAAGTAGAGTATGTGAGTGCAAATCCGAATGGGCCAATCACGGTGGCACATGCTAGGGGCGGGACTATCGGCGATGTAATTGCCAATTTGCTAGAGGCTCTTGGTTACGATGTAACCCGCGAGTCGTATATTAATGATGCGCCGACCAGTACGCAGATGCAAAATTTCGGTAAGTCGGTACATGCTAGATACATGCAAGTACTGGGGTATGATTGGCCAATGCCGGAAGACGGATATCATGGGGAATATGTTGTGGATATTGCCAAAGATTTAGTTCAAAAATATGGCGACAAGTTTCTCTCTGTGCCCGAAGATGAAAGAATCAAAGTTCTTACGGACTTGGCTGAGCAAGAAATGCTGAGCATCCAAAAGGCGGATTTGGAGAGGTTTGGCATAAAGTTCGATGTTTGGTTCTCTGAGCGCACACTTCATGAGAGCAGCAAAGTAATGAAGGCAGTCGAGAAGCTTCTCGAAAAAGGTTATGCCTACAAAAAAGCTGGTGCAATCTGGTTGAAGTCAACTGCCTTCGGTGACGATAAGGACCGAACGTTAGTCCGAAGTAATGGCCAGCCTACATATATTGCTTCAGATGCGGCTTACCATGCGGATAAATTTGAGCGAGGGTTCCAACACATAATTGATGTGTGGGGTCCGGACCATCATGGCTATGTAACACGAACAAAAGCGGCAATTGCGGCTTTGGGATACGATCCGGAGAAAGTTGAGATTATCATCTACCAGGCGGTACGTCTCTTTTCAGGGGGCGAAATGGTTATGATGTCAAAACGGGCGGGTGATGTTGTGCTCCTTTCAGAGCTTCTTGATGACGTTGGGAAAGATGCAAGCAGGTTCTTTTTCCTTATGAGAAGCGCTGATAGCACATTGGATTTTGACCTCAAACTAGCGAAGGAACAATCCGCGGAGAACCCAGTTTACTATGTACAATATGCCCACGCACGAATTATGAGCATCCTCCGCCTAGCAAAGGAGAACAATATCGAGGTTCCCGCCGCCGATAAAGCTGATTTGTCGCTGCTTACTCACGAATCTGAAGTTGATTTGATAAAAAAGCTAGCCGAATTCCCCGATCTAGTGCTTCAAGCAGGGCAATTGCGCGAACCTCATAGATTGACTAGATATGCACAAGATTTAGCTGCAATCTTTCACAGTTTTTACACAGACTGCCGAGTAGTAAGCGATGATAACGCTCTGACAGCCGCGCGACTAGTTCTAGTGGATGCAACCAGGGTTGTTTTAGCAAGCGTTTTGGGTTTGATGGGGGTCACCGCTCCAGAAAGAATGTAG
- a CDS encoding zinc-dependent alcohol dehydrogenase family protein has protein sequence MKAMVFNAPNDLYVTERPLPEMGDYDALVKVGACGICGTDIHILRGEHIVKFPVVPGHEFAGEVVAIGSKVDNIKAGDRVTVDPNIVDNTCFFCQRGEIHLCKNLTAIGVNLDGGFAEYCSVPAVQCYKVPASLSIEEAAMVEPLACCIHGIDQAKIEPGCNVVILGAGFIGLLMVQLAKIAGAKHIIVSEPDERKRHLAARFGSDVQVDPRTRDVAAEVGEVTGVGADVVIEAAGMPETAVLAIDLARRGGTVLQFGMVSPDRLVEMSPYQIYYKELTIRGSFVNPFTHSRAVELLASKQVDVMPLITHRFGLEKAAMAIQTARTGDAIKILIIPD, from the coding sequence ATGAAAGCCATGGTTTTCAACGCTCCAAATGATTTATATGTTACTGAGCGTCCTCTTCCGGAGATGGGTGACTATGATGCCTTGGTTAAAGTCGGCGCATGTGGTATATGCGGCACAGATATTCATATTCTTCGTGGCGAGCATATTGTCAAGTTTCCGGTCGTGCCTGGCCATGAATTTGCCGGCGAAGTAGTAGCTATAGGAAGTAAGGTTGATAATATAAAGGCTGGCGACCGGGTGACCGTCGACCCAAATATCGTTGACAATACTTGCTTTTTCTGCCAAAGGGGCGAAATCCATCTATGCAAAAACCTCACCGCCATTGGCGTGAACTTGGATGGTGGGTTTGCTGAGTATTGCTCTGTTCCTGCAGTTCAATGCTATAAGGTTCCTGCAAGCCTTAGCATAGAAGAAGCGGCAATGGTTGAGCCACTCGCATGTTGCATCCATGGCATCGACCAAGCGAAAATTGAGCCGGGGTGTAATGTGGTTATATTGGGTGCTGGGTTTATTGGTTTGCTAATGGTTCAACTTGCCAAAATAGCCGGGGCGAAGCACATAATTGTGAGTGAGCCTGACGAGAGAAAGCGACACCTAGCGGCAAGGTTTGGTTCCGATGTTCAAGTTGACCCAAGGACGCGTGATGTAGCAGCAGAGGTTGGCGAGGTGACGGGCGTTGGCGCTGACGTAGTTATTGAGGCTGCCGGTATGCCCGAGACAGCTGTACTAGCGATTGATTTGGCACGCCGTGGAGGAACGGTCCTTCAGTTTGGCATGGTGAGTCCCGACCGGTTGGTCGAAATGTCGCCATATCAGATTTATTATAAGGAGCTAACAATTCGTGGGTCATTCGTCAATCCGTTTACACATTCACGAGCAGTGGAGCTCCTGGCGTCTAAGCAAGTGGATGTGATGCCGCTTATAACTCATCGCTTTGGACTAGAAAAGGCGGCAATGGCAATCCAAACAGCACGCACTGGCGATGCAATAAAAATATTGATTATTCCTGATTAA
- a CDS encoding sugar kinase, which yields MSEVVCIGILVADVIGKPVTEYPERGKLVLVDRMELHSGGCASSTAIALSKIGVETGVIGKVGDDGFGDFLIGVLERAGIDARGVVRDPETATSATMVMVHPDGERSFIHYLGANATLTEHDVNFDLLKDAKILHIAGSFLMPAFDGEPTARVLQKAKQMGLTTSIDTAWDSKGRWMSLIEPCLSYVDIAVPSIEEARMVTGKHNPPDVAAVLMDHGVKIVALKMGEEGCYIRSKDVELYIPRFDVVAVDACGAGDCFAAGFLTGILSGWDLEKTGRFANAVGATCVMALGATTGIKSLEDTLYFMEHTPTC from the coding sequence ATGTCGGAAGTTGTTTGTATTGGAATATTGGTTGCAGATGTCATTGGGAAACCGGTTACAGAGTATCCCGAGCGGGGAAAACTTGTTTTAGTCGACCGAATGGAGCTTCACAGCGGCGGATGTGCATCAAGTACAGCGATAGCACTTTCCAAAATAGGGGTGGAGACCGGAGTAATCGGCAAAGTCGGAGACGACGGTTTTGGTGACTTTTTAATTGGGGTTCTTGAACGCGCGGGCATAGACGCCAGGGGGGTTGTGCGCGACCCCGAGACAGCAACTTCGGCAACGATGGTCATGGTTCACCCAGATGGTGAGCGAAGCTTCATTCATTACCTGGGAGCAAACGCAACATTGACCGAACACGATGTGAATTTTGACTTGCTAAAGGATGCAAAAATATTGCATATCGCAGGGTCGTTTTTGATGCCGGCGTTCGATGGAGAGCCAACTGCAAGGGTTCTGCAGAAAGCAAAGCAGATGGGGCTTACAACAAGTATCGACACCGCATGGGATTCGAAGGGCCGATGGATGAGTCTAATCGAACCATGCCTTTCATATGTTGACATAGCAGTTCCAAGTATAGAGGAAGCACGAATGGTGACCGGCAAGCACAATCCACCTGATGTTGCGGCCGTGCTAATGGATCATGGAGTGAAAATTGTGGCTCTCAAAATGGGTGAGGAAGGTTGCTACATACGCTCGAAGGATGTTGAGCTTTATATACCGCGGTTTGACGTAGTGGCAGTAGATGCATGCGGGGCAGGTGACTGTTTTGCGGCAGGTTTCCTTACCGGCATCTTAAGTGGTTGGGACTTGGAAAAAACAGGTAGGTTTGCGAATGCTGTTGGCGCCACTTGCGTTATGGCATTAGGCGCAACTACGGGAATAAAAAGTCTAGAGGATACGCTATATTTCATGGAGCATACCCCGACATGTTAA
- the alaS gene encoding alanine--tRNA ligase, giving the protein MLSSELRTKYLKFFEEQGHLIHPSDSLVPDDPTLLFTSAGMVQFKPYFIGARKPPRSRITTAQKCLRTGDLEVVGTTPFHHTFFEMMGNFSFGDYFKKEAITWAWEFLAKVLGFSPNDLWVSVYENDDEAYEIWEKIVGVPAERIVRLGAGKNYWPPNAPTEGPNGPCGPCSEIFFDYGADVGCKRPNCDPSCDCARFSEVWNLVFMQYNREEDGTLTPLPQKNIDTGLGLERVTAILQGTPTNFETDLFFPIIKTIEEISGAKYQAKESDADIAFRVIADHIRAMVFAIADGVLPSNVGRGYVLRRIIRRAVLKGRLLGLQEPFLDRIAPVVVKVMKDPYPELVEREGHVCRTIRADEEKFLRTLNQGMQKLEEAIEAVLKGSGGEEKVLPGMEAFVLYDTYGFPLELTEEIAAEHGLRVDIQGFNEAMEEQRRKAREGSEIPSELFAVSLMTLAEIEKEEPETEFVGYDMLISESKIVGILKNGELVDSASQNDEIELVLDRTPFYAESGGQVGDKGIITTREGAEVAVEHTYRAGSLIVHSGRVTSGKLSHGERVTAAVDSVRRMATMRNHTATHLLHKALRVVLGEHVVQSGSSVDPERLRFDFTHPSPLSSEELARVESIVNTEIFNALPVEIYQTTLEQAKEDGAMALFTEKYGGQVRVVRIGDVSLELCGGTHVSNTSQIGIFKIVSESSVGAGLRRIEAMTGLAALAYLNEREALLNDAAEILRTAPTDVPDAVRRLVENLKTAEKRIGDLQRRIVSGGAEELASRAVDVNGVKLIAARVEGDAEALSTLADGLANKLKSAVVVLGAPADGKVIFVSKVTADLVKKGFNAGDIIREVAKVAGGGGGGRPDFAQAGGRDVSKLDEALEKARELVKKKAEGSTP; this is encoded by the coding sequence ATGTTAAGTAGTGAGCTGAGGACAAAATATCTTAAATTCTTTGAGGAACAAGGACACCTTATACACCCAAGTGATTCTCTCGTGCCCGATGATCCCACCTTGCTATTCACCAGCGCTGGAATGGTTCAGTTCAAACCGTATTTTATTGGCGCACGCAAGCCTCCAAGAAGTCGCATAACTACCGCTCAGAAATGTCTGCGAACTGGAGATTTGGAGGTAGTAGGAACAACACCATTCCACCATACTTTTTTTGAGATGATGGGCAACTTCTCCTTTGGCGACTATTTCAAAAAAGAGGCAATTACTTGGGCATGGGAGTTTCTTGCGAAAGTTCTTGGTTTCTCACCAAACGACCTTTGGGTTAGCGTTTATGAGAACGACGACGAGGCATATGAAATTTGGGAGAAAATAGTTGGTGTTCCGGCCGAGCGCATTGTTCGTCTAGGGGCTGGAAAGAACTACTGGCCTCCAAATGCACCAACCGAGGGTCCAAATGGCCCGTGCGGGCCGTGTTCTGAGATATTCTTTGACTATGGTGCAGATGTCGGCTGCAAGCGACCAAATTGCGACCCTTCTTGCGATTGTGCGAGGTTTAGCGAGGTTTGGAATCTTGTTTTTATGCAATACAATCGCGAAGAAGATGGTACGCTAACGCCACTGCCCCAAAAAAACATCGATACGGGTCTTGGACTCGAACGTGTGACAGCAATTCTCCAAGGCACGCCTACAAACTTCGAAACCGATTTGTTTTTCCCAATTATCAAAACCATAGAAGAGATAAGCGGGGCGAAGTACCAAGCAAAGGAATCAGATGCTGATATAGCCTTCCGCGTTATTGCCGACCATATCCGGGCGATGGTTTTTGCAATCGCGGATGGTGTTCTTCCATCGAACGTAGGAAGAGGATATGTTTTGCGGCGAATTATCCGCCGGGCAGTACTAAAAGGCAGATTACTTGGCCTCCAGGAACCATTCCTAGACCGAATTGCACCTGTTGTGGTTAAGGTTATGAAAGACCCTTACCCAGAGCTGGTGGAACGTGAAGGGCATGTCTGCAGGACTATAAGAGCTGATGAGGAAAAATTCCTGCGCACTTTGAACCAAGGGATGCAGAAGTTGGAGGAGGCAATAGAGGCTGTACTCAAGGGCAGTGGCGGTGAAGAGAAAGTGCTTCCGGGAATGGAGGCGTTTGTTCTCTACGATACTTACGGATTCCCTTTGGAGCTTACAGAAGAGATTGCCGCCGAACACGGACTGCGCGTAGATATCCAAGGCTTCAATGAGGCGATGGAAGAACAGCGGAGAAAGGCCAGAGAAGGAAGCGAAATTCCCTCCGAACTATTCGCAGTAAGCCTCATGACCCTTGCTGAAATAGAAAAAGAAGAGCCTGAGACTGAGTTTGTTGGCTATGATATGCTAATTTCAGAATCGAAAATAGTTGGCATTCTGAAAAATGGAGAACTTGTTGATTCTGCTTCCCAAAATGATGAAATTGAGCTTGTGTTGGACCGAACACCATTCTATGCCGAGTCTGGAGGACAAGTAGGCGATAAAGGCATTATTACAACAAGAGAAGGTGCAGAAGTTGCTGTAGAGCATACATACCGAGCCGGTTCGCTTATTGTACATTCTGGCAGAGTGACCTCTGGGAAATTGAGTCATGGAGAGAGAGTAACGGCTGCGGTAGACAGTGTGCGGAGAATGGCGACAATGCGCAACCATACAGCAACTCACTTGCTCCATAAGGCGCTTAGAGTAGTGCTCGGCGAACATGTTGTCCAGTCTGGTTCGTCGGTTGATCCTGAACGACTGAGGTTCGACTTTACGCACCCATCGCCACTTTCGTCTGAGGAATTAGCGCGGGTAGAAAGTATTGTAAATACCGAGATATTTAATGCCCTTCCTGTCGAAATTTACCAGACCACCCTCGAACAGGCGAAAGAGGATGGTGCGATGGCTCTATTTACCGAGAAATATGGCGGCCAGGTAAGAGTGGTAAGGATCGGCGATGTAAGTTTAGAACTTTGTGGCGGGACTCATGTGTCAAACACTAGTCAAATTGGGATATTTAAAATCGTCAGCGAAAGTAGCGTTGGTGCAGGTCTTCGAAGAATTGAGGCAATGACAGGACTTGCTGCGCTTGCATACCTAAATGAACGCGAGGCGCTTCTCAACGATGCGGCGGAAATCTTGAGGACGGCTCCAACAGATGTTCCCGATGCTGTGCGCAGGCTTGTTGAGAATTTAAAAACTGCAGAAAAGCGAATCGGCGATCTCCAGCGTCGAATTGTTTCGGGAGGCGCAGAAGAGCTTGCTTCGAGAGCCGTTGATGTGAACGGTGTAAAGCTCATTGCGGCGCGCGTTGAAGGCGATGCTGAGGCGTTGAGCACGTTGGCAGATGGCTTGGCGAATAAACTAAAATCTGCTGTTGTTGTGCTGGGTGCCCCGGCAGATGGGAAAGTAATTTTTGTCAGTAAAGTCACCGCCGACCTTGTGAAAAAAGGTTTCAATGCTGGAGATATAATACGTGAGGTGGCGAAAGTTGCAGGCGGAGGTGGCGGAGGACGTCCAGATTTTGCGCAGGCTGGCGGGCGTGATGTCAGCAAACTTGACGAAGCGCTTGAGAAGGCTAGGGAGCTTGTGAAAAAGAAAGCAGAGGGTAGCACCCCATAA